In Xiphias gladius isolate SHS-SW01 ecotype Sanya breed wild chromosome 5, ASM1685928v1, whole genome shotgun sequence, the following are encoded in one genomic region:
- the LOC120790060 gene encoding poly(A) RNA polymerase, mitochondrial yields MASSFVVCRLRMWGRGSLVRCLQKVDTFPRRSIGTNVVAAQAEATRKDESDEKEKDGQKSLYAVQTERQEQAERSVLISCHSRTNENKFLKYLSRHGDIKTHFFYESYGMYAVVEFANRESVASLLEEAAIPSVSHESMVPFKSRLLSVSDLSSVDSANQKSGQKCRPQTSTPINELIQRLSREESIDRQITSLTEAYQLTEENSRLRFLVCSLLKDIAAAYFPECTIKPFGSSVNGFGKLGCDLDMFLDLDGITGRNVKMPKSGLFLEYQMKRANSERAVTQSILSVIGECVDQFGPGCVGVQKILNARCPLVRFAHQPSGFQCDLTANNRVAMKSTELLYLYGEVDPRVRCLVFTVRCWARAHGITSSIPGAWITNFSLTVMVLFFLQRRSPPIIPTLDHLRDLAGPADKSVIEGNDCTFVSDFSKIQLHSNTETLEQLLCEFFEFYATFAFSRMSVNIRKGKEQNKPEVAPLHIQNPFETSLNVSKNVNATQLDRFVALCQESAWILQQSGTNMPRDHRGGDTPAPWGLATILLPLQVAGVKSRKKKRREPASERIKSLLESLKNKNQQKMN; encoded by the exons ATGGCGTCCTCCTTTGTGGTGTGCAGGTTACGTATGTGGGGACGGGGGAGCCTGGTGAGGTGCCTACAGAAGGTCGATACATTTCCGCGCAGAAGTATTGGAACAAACGTTGTTGCCGCGCAAGCCGAGGCAACTCGAAAAGACGAAAGTG atgaaaaggaaaaggacgGACAAAAGTCATTGTATGCTGTCCAGACGGAGAGACAAGAACAAGCAGAGAGATCTGTTCTCATCAGCTGCCACTCCAGAACCAATGAGAATAAGTTCCTCAAGTATTTATCAAGACATGGAGATATCAAGACACACTTCTTTTATGAAAGCTAT GGCATGTATGCTGTAGTGGAGTTTGCTAACCGGGAAAGCGTCGCCTCTTTACTCGAAGAGGCTGCCATCCCCAGCGTCAGCCATGAATCCATGGTGCCTTTTAAATCGAGACTGCTGTCAGTGAGTGACCTCAGCTCAGTTGACTCAGCAAACCAGAAGTCAGGCCAAAAGTGTCGACCACAAACCAGCACTCCCATCAATGAGCTCATACAGAGACTGTCCAGAGAGGAGAGT ATAGACCGACAGATAACCTCCCTGACAGAAGCCTATCAGCTAACAGAGGAGAACAGCAGGCTGCGTTTTCTTGTCTGCTCTCTGCTCAAAGACATTGCTGCTGCTtatttcccagaatgcaccATCAAGCCATTTGGCTCGTCAGTGAACGGCTTTGGGAAGCTGGGGTGTGACCTAGACATGTTTCTGGACCTGGATGGCATCACTGGAAGGAATGTAAAGATG cCAAAATCAGGTCTTTTCCTAGAGTACCAGATGAAGAGGGCCAACTCGGAGCGTGCTGTCACCCAGAGCATCCTGTCCGTCATTGGGGAGTGTGTAGACCAGTTTGGGCCGGGGTGCGTGGGTGTGCAGAAGATTCTCAATGCCCGATGCCCCCTGGTCCGTTTCGCTCACCAGCCATCTGGCTTTCAGTGTGACCTCACAGCCAACAACAG GGTGGCGATGAAGAGCACAGAGCTGCTCTACCTGTACGGAGAGGTGGACCCGCGGGTGCGTTGCCTCGTGTTCACTGTGCGCTGCTGGGCCCGAGCTCACGGTATCACCAGCAGCATCCCCGGGGCCTGGATCACCAACTTCTCCCTCACCGTCATGGTGCTGTTCTTCCTGCAGAGGAGGAGCCCTCCCATAATCCCCACGCTGGACCACCTCAGAGACCTCGCAG GTCCTGCGGACAAGAGCGTGATTGAGGGGAACGACTGCACGTTTGTCAGCGACTTCAGCAAGATCCAGCTCCACAGCAACACTGAAACACTAG agCAACTGTTGTGCGAATTCTTTGAGTTCTACGCCACTTTTGCATTCAGCAGGATGTCCGTAAATATCAGAAAG GGCAAAGAGCAGAACAAGCCGGAGGTGGCCCCGCTGCACATCCAGAACCCATTCGAAACCTCTCTGAATGTCAGCAAGAACGTCAACGCCACACAACTAGACCGTTTTGTGGCTTTGTGTCAGGAGAGTGCCTGGATACTCCAGCAGAGTGGAACCAACATGCCCAGAGATCACAGGGGGGGCGACACTCCCGCACCTTGGGGACTTGCTACCATCCTCCTGCCCTTACAGGTTGCAGGGGTCAAAAGTCGCAAGAAAAAGAGACGGGAACCAGCCAGTGAGAGGATTAAGAGCTTGTTAGAATCCTTGAAGaataaaaatcagcaaaagatGAACTAA
- the map3k8 gene encoding mitogen-activated protein kinase kinase kinase 8 → MDYKYDNGIELLLAHMNIEDIINATETLYQLEEEEVEEESLSFEEEGFSQEEMDEGSGSEQKDHPDGVCGVRYGTVTDLLSFVNLLSNMQAAALQHLPQEMGVLLNKKEMAVKKGRYQINMDVLLFPWKLTYKNPGSGLVPKGSFGKVHLAQDTTTRKRMACKLIPMEHFKAADVEFQARFRHENIADLYGAVLWDQTIHLFMEAGEGGSVLEKLDSCGPMREFEIIWVTKQVLRGLEYLHSHNVIHHDIKPSNIVLMSDKAVLVDFGLTVQMTEDIYIPRDLRGTEMYMSPELVLCRGHDTKTDIYSLGTTIIHMQTGSPPWVRRYPRTAYPSYLYIIHKQAPPLEDIAGDCSLAMRAFLERTLERNPTLRSSASELLKDEAINPPREDQPRCWSLDSALEEATHTMLRQQSQHQYTTQELSLYSEGSGHMRRKGSLYIDLGALSGYCKLVAGPPTSEYG, encoded by the exons ATGGATTACAAATACGATAATGGAATAGAACTGCTGTTGGCTCACATGAATATAGAGGACATCATCAACGCTACAGAGACCCTGTATCAGcttgaagaggaagaggtggaagaAGAAAGTTTGTCATTTGAAGAGGAAGGTTTCTCGCAGGAGGAGATGGATGAGGGCTCGGGGAGTGAGCAGAAGGACCATCCGGATGGGGTATGTGGTGTTCGTTACGGGACAGTGACAGACCTCCTGTCCTTTGTCAACCTTCTCTCCAACATGCAGGCAGCAGCCCTGCAGCACCTGCCTCAGGAGATGGGAGTCCTGCTGAATAAG AAGGAAATGGCTGTAAAAAAAGGCCGCTACCAGATCAACATGGACGTGCTCCTATTTCCATGGAAGTTGACCTACAAGAATCCTGGCTCTGGTCTCGTGCCAAAGGGCTCATTTGGGAAAGTCCACTTGGCTCAGGACACCACCACCAGGAAGAGAATGGCTTGCAAACTG ATTCCCATGGAGCACTTTAAAGCAGCCGACGTGGAGTTCCAGGCTCGGTTCCGACATGAAAACATTGCTGACCTCTACGGTGCTGTGCTCTGGGACCAGACTATCCACCTGTTCATGGAGGCCGGAGAGGGCGGCTCGGTCCTGGAGAAGCTGGACAGCTGCGGGCCCATGAGGGAGTTCGAGATCATCTGGGTGACTAAGCAGGTCCTGCGGGGCCTGGAGTACCTGCACTCTCATAATGTCATCCACCACGACATAAAAC ccAGTAACATTGTCCTGATGTCAGACAAGGCAGTGCTTGTGGACTTCGGTCTGACGGTGCAGATGACAGAGGATATTTACATTCCAAGAGACCTGAGAGGAACAGAG ATGTATATGAGTCCAGAGTTGGTTCTGTGTCGAGGACATGACACCAAGACAGACATCTACAGCCTGGGCACCACCATCATTCACATGCAGACCGGTAGCCCTCCCTGGGTCCGCAGATACCCGCGCACTGCCTACCCATCCTACCTCTACATT ATACACAAGCAGGCACCCCCTCTGGAGGACATAGCGGGGGACTGCAGCCTAGCCATGCGCGCCTTCCTGGAGCGAACCCTGGAGAGGAACCCTACTCTGCGGAGCTCGGCGTCCGAGTTACTGAAGGATGAGGCCATCAACCCGCCCAGGGAGGATCAGCCACGCTGCTGGAGCCTTGACTCGGCACTGGAGGAGGCCACCCACACTATGCTACGGCAACAGAGCCAACACCAATACACCACACAGG aATTGTCTCTGTACTCTGAGGGCTCTGGCCACATGAGAAGAAAGGGCTCCTTGTACATTGACCTAGGGGCGTTGTCAGGTTACTGTAAACTGGTGGCAGGGCCCCCCACCTCTGAGTATGGCTAA